One Deinococcus betulae DNA segment encodes these proteins:
- a CDS encoding FAD-dependent oxidoreductase, whose protein sequence is MTPRYVLIAGASIAGPALAYWLHRYGWDVTVVERAPTLRTGGHNVDLRGPGREVIRRMGLEAAVRAASTGEVGTRFIGQDGQVVAEFPVRPGDDDSATAELEILRGDLAQLLYDATAQDVTYRFGDRIQALHDEGQQVAVTFEHGPAQTFDLVVAADGLHSKTRHLMFGDEPQVKPVGQTMLFLTIPRQASDVNWWQWYTTTHGRAVHLRPDRYGTIRALLSYTSGKANAPHPSEEEQQHLFQQKFRDAGWEANRVLDGLQQADDWYFDVLAQVKAPRWSQGRRAMVGDAAYCASPISGMGTSLALTGAYVLAGEVAAHVDVRDGLKAYERLMRPYVEQAQRLPPGTPRLANPETRLGVAAWHGLIRVLAAAPKGWLGC, encoded by the coding sequence ATGACACCAAGATACGTGTTAATCGCTGGGGCCAGCATTGCTGGGCCAGCTCTGGCCTACTGGCTTCACCGTTATGGCTGGGACGTCACCGTCGTCGAACGGGCGCCTACCCTCCGCACGGGTGGCCACAACGTCGACCTTCGGGGACCAGGCCGCGAAGTCATTCGCCGTATGGGGCTCGAAGCCGCCGTGCGCGCCGCCAGTACCGGTGAAGTCGGCACCCGCTTTATTGGGCAGGACGGTCAGGTGGTCGCTGAATTTCCGGTCCGCCCCGGTGACGACGACAGCGCCACCGCCGAACTGGAAATTCTCCGCGGGGACCTGGCGCAGCTCCTGTACGACGCCACGGCACAGGACGTCACCTACCGTTTTGGTGACCGGATTCAGGCCCTTCACGATGAAGGCCAACAGGTTGCGGTGACCTTTGAGCATGGACCAGCTCAGACGTTCGACTTGGTGGTCGCCGCCGATGGCCTGCACTCCAAGACCCGTCACCTCATGTTTGGCGACGAACCTCAAGTCAAGCCCGTGGGCCAGACGATGCTGTTCCTGACCATCCCTCGTCAGGCTTCGGATGTGAACTGGTGGCAGTGGTACACCACCACCCATGGCCGGGCCGTCCACCTGCGCCCTGACCGGTACGGGACCATTCGCGCGCTCCTGTCTTATACCTCGGGCAAAGCCAACGCGCCTCACCCGTCCGAAGAGGAGCAGCAGCATCTGTTCCAACAGAAGTTTAGGGATGCAGGCTGGGAGGCGAACCGAGTCCTGGACGGGCTTCAACAGGCAGACGATTGGTACTTCGACGTGCTGGCCCAGGTCAAGGCGCCTCGGTGGTCACAGGGACGGCGGGCGATGGTTGGGGACGCGGCGTACTGTGCCAGTCCGATCAGTGGGATGGGGACCAGCTTGGCGCTTACCGGCGCCTATGTCCTGGCGGGGGAAGTGGCGGCGCATGTGGATGTGCGTGATGGGCTAAAAGCGTATGAACGGCTGATGCGGCCGTACGTGGAGCAGGCGCAGCGCCTGCCGCCGGGGACGCCCCGCCTGGCCAACCCGGAGACGCGCCTGGGTGTGGCGGCGTGGCATGGCCTGATCAGAGTGCTGGCGGCGGCACCGAAAGGTTGGCTGGGGTGCTGA